One Tamlana carrageenivorans genomic region harbors:
- a CDS encoding type II toxin-antitoxin system YafQ family toxin has translation MYKLSTTNRFDKDLKRCLKRGYDLKQLKVVLLLLEKKGSLPKKYKPHKLKGNYAGCWECHIKPDWLLVWKQDDNKLTLLLTNTGTHSDLFK, from the coding sequence ATGTATAAACTTAGCACTACCAATCGTTTTGACAAAGACTTAAAACGGTGTTTAAAGCGAGGTTACGATTTAAAACAGCTAAAAGTAGTTCTTTTACTGCTAGAGAAAAAAGGAAGCTTACCTAAAAAATACAAACCCCACAAATTAAAAGGCAATTACGCTGGTTGCTGGGAATGCCATATAAAACCCGACTGGTTACTTGTTTGGAAACAAGACGATAATAAATTAACACTACTACTAACCAATACAGGTACACATAGCGACTTATTTAAGTAA
- a CDS encoding YopX family protein: MIYRALLPYDCEHKDIKVMQFTGFKDCKGVDIYEGDILTSIDIFDKSEQVYWCETYGGWMLDMTDSQDQKDGTVLGSDLEDFQFYVSGNIYENK; encoded by the coding sequence ATGATTTATAGAGCTTTACTACCTTACGACTGTGAGCATAAAGATATAAAGGTTATGCAATTTACAGGGTTTAAAGACTGTAAAGGGGTTGATATTTATGAGGGAGATATTTTGACATCTATTGACATATTCGATAAATCAGAGCAGGTTTATTGGTGCGAAACTTACGGGGGATGGATGCTCGACATGACGGATAGTCAAGACCAAAAAGATGGAACTGTTTTAGGATCTGATCTTGAGGATTTTCAATTTTATGTTTCAGGTAATATTTATGAGAATAAATAA
- a CDS encoding DUF5906 domain-containing protein, whose amino-acid sequence MSDNSQTNSNNTKNQYLKDRLKVLGISSKSNVFQSKSSKNIDEKVFFEADQHDNILINYFNIHGNRAQFRKNGNKWEERFVRTRLKNPKPDATGKVNKYLSPSGSGLFPFFPPQILTKIANKTKIETLVITEGEFKAFKGAMHGFDVIGIPSIHGFYDKEKHENDKIKILHFEIEQFIEICQVENIIFLTDADTLTVNWKKDKDLKERPFSFYFSVKNIRQAFNTLLTKGVVKAIYFSHIQSNFNHIGKGLDDLLVSLKGKENAVLKDLLKLTKASTYFSTQNITESDYNRQLLKYFGLTSVKAFYEVYEDYIGQREFKYDNAIYYHNYEELVFVWHNDVDNYMRVGGNWYKVIYHPNHLGELERDIVPYPKSEIVMDYGKFKGFLSGVKKYDAFTVYPNWTSEHVQEIHSSYNLYAPMAYEAKKGKWDNTYKFLKHVFGGNATIDFNTATEHNIKGDQFSVFLDYLTIQYRIPMQMLPVPILVSKDQGTGKTTVLKWLSEVYKGNSVVLNDTQFQNNFNAHYISKYIIGIDEAIMGADNVEAKKNKERLKQLVSDNTAQLENKGVNLKKIPFYGKIIMTSNDEDNLMKIEEEDTRFFIVKVPQIAAADKDPDLYAKMKQEIPAFLDFLANRKIFHKRSDRFWFDTQDILTDHFHVLKDATKSPLEKAIEDTIKEMFFRFDTLDTIKMHPEYLLEKINKNRSRKFQLPELKNKLKNVFKLETYKQNRFKIPVRWAIVVGSTEEEIIYNDHRRRYNIYHKSDWLNASELVPVEEPKPF is encoded by the coding sequence ATGAGTGATAACAGCCAAACTAATTCTAATAATACTAAAAATCAATACCTTAAAGATAGATTAAAGGTTTTAGGTATATCGAGTAAATCTAATGTATTTCAATCGAAAAGCTCTAAAAATATCGATGAAAAGGTTTTTTTTGAAGCCGATCAGCACGACAATATTTTAATCAATTATTTTAACATTCATGGCAACCGTGCGCAGTTTCGTAAAAACGGCAATAAGTGGGAGGAGCGTTTTGTTCGTACAAGACTTAAAAACCCGAAACCCGATGCAACTGGTAAGGTTAATAAATATTTGTCGCCAAGCGGAAGCGGTTTATTTCCCTTTTTTCCCCCGCAGATATTAACCAAAATAGCCAATAAAACTAAAATTGAAACTTTAGTAATTACCGAGGGCGAATTTAAGGCTTTTAAAGGCGCAATGCACGGTTTTGATGTTATTGGTATTCCTAGTATTCATGGTTTTTATGATAAAGAAAAACACGAAAACGACAAAATAAAGATATTACATTTTGAAATTGAGCAATTTATTGAAATATGCCAAGTTGAAAATATAATATTTCTTACCGATGCCGATACATTAACGGTTAATTGGAAAAAAGATAAGGATCTAAAAGAGCGCCCATTTTCTTTTTATTTTTCTGTTAAAAACATAAGACAAGCCTTTAATACTCTACTAACTAAAGGAGTAGTTAAGGCTATTTATTTCAGCCACATTCAAAGTAATTTCAACCATATAGGCAAAGGATTGGATGATCTTTTAGTTAGCTTAAAAGGTAAAGAAAACGCTGTTTTAAAAGACTTACTAAAGCTTACTAAAGCTAGTACTTATTTTTCAACTCAAAATATTACAGAATCCGACTACAACAGGCAATTGTTAAAATATTTCGGTCTTACATCTGTAAAGGCTTTTTATGAAGTTTACGAAGACTACATAGGGCAAAGAGAATTTAAGTACGATAATGCTATTTACTATCACAATTATGAAGAGCTTGTATTTGTATGGCATAACGACGTAGATAACTATATGAGAGTTGGCGGCAACTGGTATAAGGTTATTTATCATCCTAACCATTTAGGCGAACTAGAACGCGACATTGTTCCTTATCCAAAGAGTGAAATTGTTATGGATTACGGTAAATTTAAAGGCTTTTTAAGTGGTGTAAAAAAATACGATGCTTTTACCGTTTACCCGAATTGGACTAGTGAGCATGTTCAGGAAATTCATAGTAGTTACAACCTGTACGCTCCAATGGCTTACGAGGCTAAAAAGGGTAAATGGGATAATACATATAAATTCTTAAAACATGTTTTTGGCGGCAATGCGACAATTGATTTTAATACGGCTACAGAGCATAATATAAAAGGTGACCAGTTTAGCGTGTTTTTGGATTATTTAACCATTCAATACCGCATACCTATGCAAATGTTGCCTGTTCCTATTTTGGTAAGTAAAGATCAAGGTACAGGAAAAACAACGGTTTTAAAATGGTTGTCTGAGGTGTACAAAGGTAACTCGGTTGTATTAAACGATACGCAGTTTCAAAACAACTTTAATGCGCATTATATATCTAAATACATTATCGGTATAGATGAAGCCATTATGGGTGCTGATAATGTAGAAGCCAAAAAGAATAAAGAAAGGCTAAAGCAACTGGTTTCCGATAATACGGCTCAGCTTGAAAATAAAGGGGTAAATCTTAAGAAAATACCTTTTTACGGAAAAATAATCATGACCAGTAATGACGAGGATAATTTAATGAAAATAGAGGAAGAGGACACCCGTTTTTTCATTGTTAAAGTTCCTCAAATTGCTGCTGCGGATAAAGATCCCGATTTGTACGCAAAGATGAAACAAGAGATCCCCGCTTTTTTGGATTTTCTCGCTAATAGAAAAATATTTCATAAACGCTCAGATCGTTTTTGGTTCGATACTCAGGATATTTTAACCGATCATTTTCACGTGTTAAAAGATGCTACAAAATCGCCACTTGAAAAGGCTATCGAAGATACGATTAAAGAAATGTTTTTCCGCTTTGATACGCTAGACACAATTAAAATGCACCCTGAATATTTACTAGAGAAAATAAACAAAAATCGTTCTCGAAAATTTCAGCTACCTGAGCTAAAAAACAAGCTTAAAAATGTGTTTAAGCTGGAAACCTACAAGCAAAATCGCTTTAAAATACCCGTAAGGTGGGCTATTGTTGTGGGATCTACAGAGGAAGAAATTATTTATAACGATCATAGGCGACGGTACAATATTTACCATAAAAGCGACTGGTTAAACGCCTCCGAGCTTGTACCAGTTGAAGAGCCTAAACCCTTTTAA